The DNA region TCTCTTACTTGAAGTAGTAGCTTACTATCTGACACTGGATATTAGTTATTCAGCTTTTGAAAGTGATTATTAAATCTAATCATTCCATCATCTTAGCCATCTTCAGCAACAGGTTAGGGTTGTCTTTAAGCAGTGAATaccaattttgtatttttaatggatAGAAATAACTTACTGCTGACCTTTGCTCACCATTTTCACTACTCTCACTCTCCCAGACACCTAGCCTTTCTAGAGAGAAcctcctatttatttttatggagaaaaattTCATCGGGCTTCCAGGACCCAAGCAAATGCATTATACATGACACCGGATCTATAATGGCACTGGAGCAGATACTCTTACCACACAGTACAGGTCTACATTGCGTGCAGGAGTTTATTCCAGTGCTGCAGGTGGCCAGACAGTTTCACATCTGCACAGAGAAGAAAGAGTAACATCTCTACTGTTTTCCCTTGGGTTTAGACAGCTTCCCCTGCTAGTATGTTCAGTGTAAGAAATGCACAGGTATGTTAACCCAATTATTATCTGTTAACAATggtcttttcttttgcaattggGAAGGATTCCAAGTAGTGTCAGAGCAAAGTTTAAAGAGTTTAAGACTGACAGGTGTAAGATGGTAGAACAATTTTTTCCATCATCTCAGTGCTGAACTGAAGATACTTCAGACTTCGAAGTAGTGAGTGGCTAGTGCTTAGAGCGCTCAGCTGTTTCTGGGCAACTATACTAGCAGTAAGAGTCCTATTATTACAAGGCTTACAGTCTTTGTTCTTATTCAGTTTAGCTCCATTTAGTTTAATAAAATGAGTAACACTTCTAATGCAGGCAATAGgtattttcagttctctttatACTTGTTTTCAAGCAAGTTTTATTTAGAGTGCATTTATCATTGCAGTACTGATTAGGGATTTCTGCTTATTGCAGTTACCAGAGGACCAGAatggtcctttttttctttcacttaggaCTTTTCCTAATGAAATCATGAGTTCAGGTTATAACTAAAGCTTAAAGTCACATAATCATGGATActgatttctgtgcttttttaaagcttGCAGTTGAGAAATAGGAAGCTAGTTTAACTGTTACTGGCTTGGAAGGGAAATTTTGATGAGTAAGAACTTAAACAACATTCTTAGTAGGCAGATAGTATAAATATTTACTGGGAGCTTTTCTTCGCCTGTAAAGCAATGGCATTTATAATAGCTTCTCAGGTTAAGTATAGAACAAGTGGGGCTTTATGCATTAGTATGCTGAGAAAGATGGGATAGTCTTCTTGCTTCTGCCATGAGATCATCTGTGCTGATGAGTAGGTTGCAAGAAGTACTTTGGGTAAAAGATGCATAAAAAAGTATTTGACATTTATGTGGTGGGTGTTACCATGCATTATTACATACATGAGTTTGCTGTTGATCATGCTGTAGGTTCAGTTTACTGGACAAATGCAGCCACTAGTCTATGCAACTGCATTACAAAGCGTTTAAGAGTCCCCCATTCTTTTCACTGCCTGACTTCTCACTGAAAGTGAGGACTTCATGTGAAGTCTGAATTTGTTACATCAGCTAGGGGGAAAATACTATGGATATACTGCTCTTCCAAGACTTGTGGTGCTCACTATTCATAACTAGCATGTCCTAGAATGCTCAAGGTAACTTTATTGCCCCTTGTTTGTATTATGCATGGTTTTTACCAGAGAGTTCACCTACGGCAGCCGCTAGCAGTTCTGAGCCTTAGTCTAATATAAAGCCAAATCAGCAGCACTTTTGCAatagaatttttattctttggcAAGTTGTTCATGTGAGCCTGTATAGGGATTAGAAGACTgttcaagaaaagcatttttaggtACTGCAAGACTTTAGAAAGACCAGTATTTTGGAGTCAAGTCTACATAAATGGAAGAAGCTAGGGTGTTGAGTTAACAAGGCTAAGACAGAACATACACTCTGAAATCACTTCGAAtgcaaaaaaatcctttcctgaagTCATTGCTGCTGCAAAGAAAGTATAGATTTATTTTAACTAAAGGTTACTGTACTAAAGAAAGTTAGTACTTTATACTTTGCCAAAACCTAATAACTTAcatttttcctatctttttcaGATGGAACAAATAAAGAGGGCAAATAAACTGTTCACTAATGACTGTATATTTCTGAGGAAAACCCTGAATATTCCTGTTATATCAGAGAAACCATTACTGTTCAATGGACTTAATTCACTGGAGTCTCCTGAGAATGAAACTGTTGACAGCTCCCCTTCTTGTGATGAAGGACTAGTGACAGTTCAGGAAGAAAGTAGTTCTTCTCCCAGTCCTCAAGAGCCTGACAATCAGCCCACTGCACCAGAAGAACTATCTGCCAAAGATTTCCTACAGAGATTGGACTTGCAGATTAAGTTATCCAAACAAGCAGCCAGAAAACTAAAAGATAACAGTGTCAGGTAAATGCCGCTTTTAGTATTAAGCATCTTAATTTCATCCTGAAGGCTTTTTAGTCTCAGCTGAACCCTCTTTGTGGGGGGTATCTCAGACAGCATCTGTAGTTTTAATTTGTCAACAGCAAGTCTATACTATTATCATGCACCAGATACATTCAGAACACACCATTATCAGATACCTTGATATGGCAGTTATAAAGGCTGCCTCACAATACGTTGTTTATAGAATAGCAATAATATTCCATGACAGCTAGAAGGCCAGTATTCTCCAAGATGTCTTGCTATGTAAGTTGGCAACTATTTAAGCAAAACCATAGTTTTCAGTAGAGTACTAAGCCAAGGCCTATGTGGAAGCTGTTTGCATACAGCAAGGCAtcattgcctttttcttctgtcccaAATTGCCTCATAATTGTGTAAATATTCTCCATGTTGCAGTTTCAGTTAAGCTATCCAGTCTCCTTTCCCTATGCAGTCCCTACCTTTGTGGATCTGCCTATACAGACTTCTGTCgtttcttcagtatttcttctaCAGCCAAGAGCTCCCACACACTTTACTCATAGAAAAAGCAGTACCTTTTGACCTCTCTGCCACAGTGATTATCCCCTCACATATGTAGGCATCCCATGGAGAGTACAGAAAGACTTAGAGCAAGAATGGACTTCAGTAGTGTTTGTTTTCCCATGTCGCTGAGACAAGCTTCCTCAGCTTGTTCGCAAGCAGTCTCTTGGGCTGGTTGTCTGGCCTGTTTGTTCTCTGCAGAAATTGCCTCAGCGGGTGATGCCAAAGTGCCCTTTCTCATGACAATAAAAGGTATGGCTGCAGGGGACTGGTATCACTTCTCTTACCAGAGAGCTGGAGAGAGGTTGTGCCTGCAGATACGtactttgcttttgcaaatttgtTTAATGCAGAACTTCTTCCATCATCCTGGTTCACTTCACATGCTCTGATTTTGAGCACAAGCAACATACTTTTCATGTTAAGAAGAAAGTAACCTTTCAGGACCAAATCTATTGAGCACAGAGTCCcatcatttctttaaaaagttaaggGATTATTTCGGCAACTTAATTTTGTTCAATAGACAAAAATTTGAGGAGGAGCAGTATATCGCATTTAGTAATTGGACAAGCCTCATTTGGAGAAATATCCCATAAGACAGCTTAAGGTAATTCATTACCTATTGCACTCCACGTACAACTTTTCCATTGCCAGAAGGACACTGGTTTAGAGTTGCAGTCTCAGGGAAGGCTGGAACACTTTCACATCTTGTTAACACACTTGtcaattatttccttttgaattgATTACATGTGAGAGGAAGAACAGCTGTTGGAACTCAGATCCTTCTCTATTCAAACTCATTCACTTGCACTGTTATATTTGAAACCATGTAGAGCATCTATCAAAGTGTGACGCTGCTCAGATCATTAGACGTATGTTTCTAACGCAGATTAGAGTGGGTGTTGACCCAGCAGTTAAGCTGGGTGACAGGAAACCACAGTCCCTGCCAGAGGAAGGCAATTATTTTAACATCccttcaacaaaataaaatgctaatttacAGAAGGAAATTCACTTAGACCTTGCTGCACCATGAGCAGAGCCAATACAGTGAGAGTGACACTGCACAAGTAGTACACTGCTACTACTAATATCCATTTCCTATATTGCTTAAGTTAAAACTTGGGAAATGAGAGCCTGGTACCATATTTCCTCCCAAGGAATAATAGATACAGGAGGAGGAGTTAttttcccacctcctgctcagaTTTAGCAGGTAATTTTCTTAATTATGCATAGAGCACAGATTTTATTGGTCATGATGCTACAGGAAGCATGAAGTACAGGACTGCAGGCTATCTGCTGAGCCGGATGTTATCCAAagcttctgaagagaaaaagcttCCTGTATGTCTGATAAAGTCTTCATAATATCACCTTCCACCCGACCACCTCTGGCTTTCAGTCATGGCTCACAAAAGCCATCTTTGCTTTATCTTCTCCAACTGTGTTCACCACTTTACAGTCTGACAGGAAGTGCCAGAGGACCAAAGTGAATGTTTACtccttgcagagagcaggagtAGAGGGAGACCATTGCCAAAAGCCCTGGAGATACTTCTCAGCTATGTTCCATCAATGGTATTTCTGGGCCCGCACTGGAAAGTGGCAACATTCCTtactctgctccagcagctccccaggatGCACGTGTTCTCCCTCCAGCCTAAACCTTTCTTGTCccttgcttggagcaggaggcCTTGAAAATTGGACAGCCATCATGGTAGTAGGCCAGTGTCATGAATACACAAATTTTCAATTTTACAGTGAAAGCCATTTATGAAATTGAGTGCTGTTTCCAGCTACTCTGGCCTTCTGCATTCAGATTGCCTTGTCAATGCCTGTTTAGAATGTGACATGCACCAACACTGTGGTTTACTTGAGTGCCTGTTTGAGAGTAAGAAAGGAGCACCTAGAGTTACATGCACTACCATCAAAAGGGACATTGGAACTAAGAAAACTGCAAGCAGAAGCAGACTATCAGTTCTAGAACTTGAAGAGTCGTAACTTCTCACCATACCCGTGAGCCTGATTTGACAGATGGAGAGAATCACGACATCTCTTAAATTGCTCTTTACTTTGGTCTCCCTTAAAGTTGCCAAGAACGCATGCACATACGTGCACTGATTCTGATCAAACTTTACAGGCAGTTTCATAGTCAGAAACTGCCTTGTGCTACAAAGACAGCTTAAGGTGAATTACATAGTTTAATCATAACTCTTGAAGTCACCCTTTAAGTGCTTCCAAAGGAATAAAGTATATTACTCTCTAAAGTCAGCTTCTTCCCAGCTAAAGCCTCTTGCTGTTAGGTAGAAAGATTGAGGAACACATAGgtgcagatttagactagatattaaACTTTAATAGCCATGCAAGTAGACAAGCATTAAAGATTATAGAATGTAATCCACGCAGTTTGTGCCAGCTGATTTTCACTATTAGAGTTTATATAAGCATATGGCTAGATCTGCGTGTAATACTACTTTTTACTAGAGTTTCATTGAGCAAGAAATCATTGGTTAATGAATCCCCCAGTCAGCCATATTTACCCAAGGTGCAGCTCTAGGTGAACAGCTTAAGGCTGTAAGACCTGTTTTTGTTTTgagcaatatttttataataggccaaaagaaatgcaaaagtattAATATAGTTGTTTGTAGCATATGTTGCTAACTCACATATTTGCATATTAGGGAAGAATACCCATTGTTAGTTTTATCCACATATGGAAGAAAACCAACTTGTAATAGTTTGAGAAAATACGGTAGTGCTTCATCTTGCCGAAAATGCTGTTATGCAGGTTTCAGGATGCTGAAACTGAAATTGAGTTTAGTGATGCTTTTTGTATCAGCTAGTTGAACACCAGAGGTCTAATGCAAGGTCTTTATAGAGTTCTTAATATTTTAGGGTGGTACTGTGGTAGGCTACAACACTAGAGCCATACGCTGTGCTTCTGGGATAGGTCACATCtttctgcatttgccttttaGTGACTCATTGTGAAAACCTTGTAATTGAATAGAGCCACTCTAATCATTATTGTTTATGCGAGCCAATACAATTAACTGGTGTGCAGCCCTGGaacagaaccatagaatcatttaggttggaaaagacctttaagatcattgaatccgaccataaacctaacactgccaagtccaccactaagctgTAGATTGTCATCTGCTCAGTTGCTTTGACCTGAACCTAGGAAAGAGTGTTGAAGCATTTGAAACTGATAACTAATTGAGTTAATTTGCCCAATAATTGTTCACCATCATTGGCTATCAGCTAAGGAAACAGATACCTCAGTAAAGGAGGCTGCCTATGGAGAATCCGGTTTTCAGGCTTCCAGAAGCTATTAACTCACTAACTCAGATTGCTGCCTTGTTTAATTGTGAATTCTAGAAGCATCCAAGCATTGGATTCAAGTTTACTTGTTCACACTCAGGTGCGCTTGGTCTTACAGAAGTGGTTATTAGCATTTTCTATTGTGGCCTGATGCATACAATAGTTTGCAGTAGATGTCTTTCAGCTCCTGTAAACTGCTGGGCAAAGTGGCAACAGCAAACAGGAAGAGACAGCACTATGAAGCATAGTAATGCTGTGCTGTTCCTTTCCCTTTGCCTGAAGGAGAATGTTGCAGTGACTTACCACTTTGCTATTTTAAGCAtcttaaaagtgaagaaaattggTCATTAAACATACACACACTGCCACGCCGTTGCTTGCAGACCATGGACCAGAGCTACTActgtgtaattttatttcatataaagcTTGGCTTGTTTTTAAGCCATCAGAACAGACTTGTACTTGCTGTGTACAGTTCTGAAGATCTACATTAGTAGTATTTCCTGGCCATTACCTTGGTTTGGAGTAATGTGTTGTACACCTCATAACACAGCCTAGTACTGCAGCCTGGGACAGAAGGTTACAAGCTGTTCTTGCCAACCCTTACTGCCAGCTACAGCATGCCTGAGCCTTGGTCAGAAATTTATTTTGCACATTACAGCCAGTCACTGCTTTCCTTAGGTTCAAAGCATAATGACCTACTACGTGGTTCTTATGTCCCTGCCACATACAGAAACCCCTCAAAGCTGGCTGTGACTCAAGGGCCAGTCTTCTGCCCTTTACTGACAATTGCCAAGTAAGAGCCCATAGTCCAAGTGCGTATTTCACAAGGGAAGCGGAGACGAACAGCTTAGACTAGCTGTTTTGTTACTTTGATGTCTGAAGACCTGCTAATACAACATCACTACTTCAACTCTTCAGTTCTCCATATTCACCCCTACTATCCACCACAATCAACTGCAGCTAATTTCAGTCCAGTGTGACTGTTGCTATGTCATGATGGAGGTTATTCCTATATTAAGgctttcaaggaaaagaaaagaaaaaaaaaaagactgaaaggcTGATTCTGACAGCCTCTGATTGGAAGGAAGGTCTTTTTGCTATAACTGCCACATTTTATTCTACTTCAAGGCGAAACAAAACTAAGAAGTACAAAGTAACTTTCAGTGTACAGCATAGAAAGTAAGCTTCTCCCCTGCTGGACAGTCTAAGCTCTGAAAATACAGTTGTTCTCCTTCATCCTCACAAACTAGCAGGAGATTGCTATTTGCAACTATGTTCTGGGCATACATGGCTAGAAACCCATTGCCCCAGAAGGGCATATATCAGAGcttcagaatataatttttgaaatatttagctTCAGCCAAGTAGTTACGGTTGAATTTTACAGTGCTGCAGTCCAATCTGACAAGCTTGGTATGTTGATAGGTGTAAattctgaaaaaagtttttaaatgtcATCTTGAGACAATTTATCGATCAAAAGTGCTTTAGTGCTTATTCAACTAAACATGAATTGTCTGCTTCCTTACTTTACTGTCATGCCAGGTATTATGAACAGCATCTGCAAATTACAGTATTCCATGGCAGTTTTGCAATGCAGAATTGATGATATAAGGAAAGATACCACTTAAATATACACAGCTCATCTGTATCTTAAGAATCATGCTTGGTACTGGGTCTGTAGCATCACTAATATACATAGATGTAGTATTTGTAAGAAAGgctaaaatc from Mycteria americana isolate JAX WOST 10 ecotype Jacksonville Zoo and Gardens chromosome 6, USCA_MyAme_1.0, whole genome shotgun sequence includes:
- the LYSMD2 gene encoding lysM and putative peptidoglycan-binding domain-containing protein 2 isoform X1 yields the protein MAESLREEPPGGPESEAELSQRLAHTKARSYGSTASVAAPLAERYVEHRLSAGDTLQGIALKYGVTMEQIKRANKLFTNDCIFLRKTLNIPVISEKPLLFNGLNSLESPENETVDSSPSCDEGLVTVQEESSSSPSPQEPDNQPTAPEELSAKDFLQRLDLQIKLSKQAARKLKDNSVREEENEEGPYATSSYHQ